From Algoriphagus sp. NG3, the proteins below share one genomic window:
- a CDS encoding methyltransferase domain-containing protein, protein MQPSTNPILFDQQTISDEWIDQLYPIKLQKLSGTHWTPVEVAKKAIPFLTEGKRQRVLDLGSGSGKFCLVAATLCKDAQLVGVEQQENLVRLSRKIAAELQLENLTFLHSNLLDLDFNQYDSFYFFNAFEELINLKDRVDKSKELDEITHQSYIQVIGQKFEQTPQNTRIVTYCGECDEIPDSFVLVHTGNRGKLKFWQKR, encoded by the coding sequence ATGCAGCCTTCTACTAATCCGATTTTGTTTGACCAGCAGACCATTAGCGATGAGTGGATAGACCAGCTTTACCCCATAAAACTACAGAAGCTTTCAGGTACACATTGGACACCAGTGGAAGTAGCAAAAAAAGCGATACCATTTCTCACAGAAGGCAAGAGGCAGCGAGTGTTGGATTTGGGATCAGGCTCAGGAAAATTCTGTCTTGTTGCCGCTACGCTCTGTAAAGATGCTCAGCTGGTGGGAGTGGAGCAGCAGGAGAATTTAGTCCGTCTCTCACGAAAGATAGCTGCTGAGCTTCAACTGGAAAACCTAACCTTCCTTCACTCAAATCTGCTTGATCTGGATTTTAACCAGTACGATTCGTTTTATTTTTTCAATGCTTTCGAAGAGTTGATCAACTTAAAAGACAGGGTGGATAAGAGTAAAGAACTTGATGAAATTACGCATCAAAGCTACATCCAAGTGATTGGACAGAAATTTGAGCAAACGCCTCAAAATACGCGCATAGTGACTTACTGTGGTGAATGCGATGAGATCCCCGACAGTTTTGTTTTAGTTCATACCGGTAATAGAGGTAAGTTGAAATTCTGGCAAAAAAGATAA
- a CDS encoding aldo/keto reductase: protein MKYNPIGNTGLLVSELCFGTMTFGGQQDDMWAKIGKLQQKEVNEMMEAVIASGINFIDTANVYSFGQSEQLLGQSLLDLNVPRDEVVIATKLLAKMKDKPNSAGLSRYNIFNSIDASLKRLQLDYVDILYVHGVDSLTSLEETVRSLNDIVETGKVRYIAICNWPAWMVTKAQAIAHYRGWHKFIGLQYYYSAVSRDIEHELVPMALDHDLAIFPWSPLAGGFLTGKFTRTGEDSGSRRANFDFPPIDKDKAYDLVDVMGDLAKIHDSTIAQVALAWVRQQKGVTSTIIGAKTLEQLSANLDSTQLLLTEDDLRKIDKISPLPMQYPGWMVERQANYRK, encoded by the coding sequence ATGAAATACAATCCAATTGGAAATACCGGCCTCTTAGTATCCGAACTCTGCTTTGGCACTATGACCTTTGGGGGTCAGCAGGATGATATGTGGGCAAAAATCGGCAAACTGCAGCAGAAAGAAGTCAATGAAATGATGGAGGCTGTGATAGCATCAGGCATTAATTTCATAGACACAGCCAATGTTTATTCATTTGGGCAATCTGAGCAGCTTCTGGGACAAAGTCTGCTAGATCTGAATGTTCCTAGAGACGAGGTTGTGATTGCGACTAAATTACTCGCAAAGATGAAAGATAAGCCCAATAGCGCAGGGCTTTCCCGCTACAATATTTTCAATTCTATAGATGCAAGCTTGAAAAGGCTTCAGCTGGACTATGTGGACATATTGTATGTTCACGGCGTAGATTCTTTGACTTCTTTGGAAGAAACTGTCCGCTCACTGAACGACATAGTGGAGACAGGAAAGGTAAGGTATATCGCCATCTGTAACTGGCCTGCCTGGATGGTGACCAAAGCCCAGGCGATAGCCCACTACAGAGGATGGCACAAGTTTATAGGCCTGCAGTATTATTATTCGGCGGTAAGCCGGGACATAGAACATGAATTGGTTCCTATGGCCTTAGATCATGACTTGGCTATTTTCCCTTGGAGTCCACTTGCAGGAGGTTTTCTAACAGGAAAATTCACCAGGACAGGAGAGGACTCAGGATCCAGAAGAGCCAACTTCGATTTTCCTCCAATAGATAAAGACAAAGCCTATGATCTGGTAGACGTAATGGGGGATTTGGCAAAAATCCATGATTCTACCATTGCCCAGGTAGCATTGGCTTGGGTACGTCAACAGAAAGGCGTAACGAGTACAATCATAGGAGCGAAGACTTTGGAGCAGTTGAGCGCCAATTTAGATTCCACTCAGCTACTTCTGACTGAGGATGATTTAAGAAAAATCGACAAAATCAGTCCTCTCCCTATGCAGTATCCCGGCTGGATGGTAGAGCGTCAGGCTAATTATAGAAAGTAA